In Natronogracilivirga saccharolytica, the DNA window TACTGGCTGGCAACTGCTGCAGCCATGGACTGGCCGCCAAGAACCACCGATCCGGACGAGCAGAAAGATGCGTTGCGTGACATCATCCACAACACCAAGGAAATGGGTCTTAATGCGATCGTCTTTCAGGTGGTGCCCAGAGGCGATGCTTTTTACGAAAGCGAGCGACTTCCCTGGTCCAGCTGGCTGACCGGTCCGGAGCACCAGGGCACTCCCGGGGAAGACCCCGGATGGGATCCGCTTGCGTTTGCAATTGAAGAGTCTCACAAATTGGGGCTGGAACTCCATGCCTGGTACAATGTCTACATGGTTAACCGGGCAGAATACGATCGCAGCCCGGACAGCGATCCCCCGCACGTATACTATTCCAATCCGGAATGGATTGAGAAGGTGCCAACATATGATCAAACCTGGAGCTGGATCAACCCGGCCTTTCCCGATGCAAGAGAATGGATCGTCGGTAACGTAGTCGAAATTGTCGAAAACTATGATGTGGACGGCATTCATTTCGATTTTATACGCTATGGGCAAAACTACGACCGGGATGACAGTCTGATGCAGGAACACAATCCGTCCGGCAAAGACAATATCAGTGATTGGCGGCGTGAGAATATCAACATCTTCGCCCGTGATGTATATGCTGCAGTAAAAGATGTCAAACCCTGGGTAAAAGTAGGCTCCACCCCAGTAGGCCACTATCGTCAATCAGGCGGTTGGGCGGCCGGCTACGGCTATTCCCAGTACTATCAGGATAGCCGAAGATGGGTTGAAGAAGAGGTGCATGATTATGTTGCACCTCAGCTTTACTGGGACATCGGAGCGCCGGGAGACGGTGGAGAACATGCCCCTCGTTTTGAGTGGCTTGTCGATGACTGGAGCAATGACATGAGGGGAAGGCATTATTATATCGGTACCGGACCTTACCGGGCCGAAATCAAACCAGAATTACAGGCTCAAATTGACACCGTCCGCAACTCACCGGCCCCCGGACACATGCATTTCAGTTATAAGGACATTTCTGACAATCCGTTTGGTGATCGTTACCGGTCAAAGGCGATAGTACCGCCCATGCCATGGATGTCCATGCGCACTCCCGGAAGAGTCAACAACCTTTCGTATGATACAGAAGGCAACAGCGTGACGCTTTCCTGGGAGGAACCCGATCCCGGTAGAGGAGAAGACCATCCGTTTTTCCGGTATGTCGTTTACCGGGCCAAGGCCGGCGAGGTTATTTCCGATCAGGCAATCATTGATGACGCTGCCCGAATCGTAGAAATCACAGGTGAACGCGAATTTACGGATGAACCTGAAGTCGGGGCATCTGATGAAGACTATGTCTACTACGTTACCGCCATCAGTCGTAATAATGTGGAGGGTGATTTCGAAAAGGCTGACATCACTCTGGTTTCGGCAGAAGATGACGGAATGGTAGCTCACCAGTTAGAGTTGGACCAAAACTATCCGAATCCGTTCAACCCTACCACAGAGATCCGGTTTGAAGTTCCGTCGAACGATCATGTCCGTCTGACAGTATACGATCCGCTTGGCCGGCAGATCACCACACTGGTCAACGAAGAGCTGCCTTCCGGTTCACACGAGGTAACCTTTGACGGTACCGGGCTGTCGTCCGGCATGTATATCTACCGTCTTGAATCGGGGTCTCTGCAAATGACCCGCAAAATGATGCTTGTCAAATAGTATCGGCAAAAATTCACTTACAGGGACATGTATCCGGTTTCGGCCGGATGCAATATCGAACTGCGGAGGAGCAATGACTTCTCCGCAGTTTCCATATTACCAGCATCTACACAAACCCACGTTATGAAATCACTGCGTCCAGCCATCTCTTTTTCACTGACTGGTGCACTCATTGCACTGCTTTCTTTCTCTGCCGCCTATGCCAACCCCGGTGAGACGGAACACCCCAAATACGAATTCCGGAGTTCCTGGGTAACCACTGCGTGGGGACTCGACTGGCCGTCAGGCAACGATCCGTCATCCCAGCAGCAGCAAATGATCAATATTCTGGATCAGCTGCAGGATCAGAACATGAATGCCATTGTTTTCCAGGCTTCGGCGCGCGGTGACGCCTACTATCAGAGCGAACGCCTTCCGTGGGCCTACAACCTGACCGGCACTCCCGGAGAAGACCCCGGATGGGATCCGTTGCAGTTTGTCATTGACGAGGCGCGCAAGCGGGGTATGGAAGTGCATGCCTGGTTCAACGCATTTACAACCGCCTACGCGTCGGGAAACGACGCTACGGAAAGTGCGGATATTCCCAATGTACGCTTTACCAATCCGGAATGGATGGAGCACGAAGGCTGGATGAATCCCGGTTTCCCGGAAGCCCGCGAATGGCACGTGGAAAATGTGCTGGAAATGGTTGAAAACTATGATATCGATGCAGTGCATTTCGATCGAATCCGGTACCCGGGAGGGGCTTATAATCGTGATGATTCCCTGATGTCAGTCCACAACCCCGAAGATATTTCAGGAATTGACAACTGGCGGCGATACAATGTCACCGAGTTTGTAAGAAAGGTCCATGAGGGTATTCAGGACCTGGGTGTGCCCGTGAAGGTTGGGGTCACACCAATTGGTCACTATGATGCCGGCAGCACGGACAGCTGGGGGGCACAGCTTGGGTACAACTCCGTATATCAGGACAGCCGCTACTGGGCCGAGCAGGGATATATTGACTACATCGCTCCTCAGGTATATTGGGATATCGGAGGGCCCGATGTAGGTGAAGATGATCCGGATTATACCCACATCGTCAATGACTGGGTGCAAAACAAGCGAAACGACCGGCATATTTACGTTGGTCTGGCACCATATAAAAGTAATATAAGATCTGAGCTGGGCGCTCAGATAGATACAAGCCGCACAGCCGGAGCTGACGGCCAGCTCTATTTCCGCAATGACAACATCGCAACTTCCGGATTCAGCGGCCGCTATGACAGCAAGGCGCTGGTGCCTCCCATGCCATGGAGGAACATGACCGAACCCAATCGCGTGCGTGATCTGGCCTACGATAATGCAGGCAGTGAAATCACACTCTCATGGGACAAGCCGGAGCCTCCCCGCGGGGAAGAGGACCCGCTCTACCGCTATCTTGTTTATCGTGTGGACAGGGTGAACGTTCTTGACGACAGCGGGGTGATTGAGGACGCCGGAAATATTGTCGCAATCACCGGAGAACCGACATTCACTGATCAGATCAATCCGGACGAAGACGGCGACGAGTTTACCTATTATGTGACGACAGCAAGCCGGAACAATGTTGAAGGCGATTTTGTGAAGGTGGAAGTCACCCCTGTTTCTTCCGAAGATGAGAGGCTGGTTGCAGAAGAGGTTTCTCTGGATCAGAACTATCCGAATCCGTTCAACCCGACGACCAGCATTTCCTTCTCACTGCCTCAGCAATCGCACGTCACCATTGAAATTTTTGATGTGACGGGACGTTTGGTAGAGACAGTGGTTGACGAGCAAAAATCCGCAGGTTCACATTCCATCACCTGGGATGCAAGCGGAAACGCCTCCGGTGTCTATCTCTACAGACTTCGGGCCGGAAATACCACGGAATCCAGATCCATGATATTGATGAAATAGGTATATTATGTGATGTTTCTGAGTGCGGCCTGTCACGCAGCAACATTCAAAAAAAAACGAAAAAACAATCGACTATAAAATAAAGAATGACAAGGTTACCGATCTTTTTTATTGCTGCCCTTCTGCTTGTATCGGCCGGGGCTAAGTCTGCAGAGGCAGGCGCACATGAAGCACCAAAACATGAATTCCGCGGAGTATGGGTGGCAACGGTTTACAGCGGCCTGGACTGGGGAGGGTCGGGCTGGCCTCCGCCCGAAGAGCGGATGGAAAACATTCTGAATCGCGCCGAGCGACTGGGCCTCAACGCGATAGTCCTGCAGGTAATCGGCCGGGGCGATGCCATGTACCAGAGTGAACGGCTCCCCTGGGCATACAACCTGACCGGTGAACCGGGAGAAGACCCGGGATGGGACCCGCTTCAGAAATGGATCGATGCCGCCCATGAACGGGGTATGGAACTGCATGCCTGGGTCAATATTTTCAATGTGGCTTACGGAAATGATAATGACAGCCAGAAAGAAGATCTGCCGCATGTCCGACACAGCAATCCCGAATGGATTGAGGATGATGTCTGGCTGAACCCCGGTATTCCCGAGGCGCGTGAATGGATGGTCGGAAATATCGTGGAACTTGTCGAGAATTATGACATCGATGCGATACATTATGACTACATCCGCTACAATCAGGGGGGATACACCAGCGATTCCGAAACCATGTCCGAGCACAACCCCGACGATATTTCCGGGCTGGATAACTGGCGGCGTCATAACATCAATGAATTCGCAAAGGAAGTTCATGATGAGGTTAGCCGGATCAAACCCTGGATGAAAATTGGTGCGGCACCTGTGGGTCATTATGACCGTGGCAGTGCTGACGGATGGGGTGCTCTGTGGGGTTACAGCAGTGTCTATCAGGACAGTCGCCACTGGGCTGAAGAAGGACATATCGATTATATCGCACCGCAAATTTACTGGACCATAGGTGATGCGCCACGGTTTGAATTTATTGTCAGCGACTGGGTTCAGAATCGCAAAAACGACCGGCATCTGTATATCGGTACCAATCCGGCAAGCAGTGATGTCCGGCGCGAGATACACCGCCAAATCGATACCACCCGTACCCGTGGCGCCGAAGGGCAGATGTTTTTCCGGTATCAGAGTATTTCTGCAGACTGGGATATATTCACAAGCGGCGGTTATGACCGGTATGGAACAGAGGCCATTGTTCCGCCGATGCCCTGGCATGACATGGACGCCCCGAATCGGGCAAGAAATTTTGTTGTAAATCCCGGACACTACAGTGCCGAACTGGAGTGGGATGAACCGGACCCCGCCGGAAAAGATCATGCACGATTCCGTTACGCCGTATACCGAACCGAAACGAATGATCGACGTACTGTGGAGGATATTCTTGCCGATCCGTCGCTCATCCGGATCGTAACCGGAAAAACATCATTTACCGATGAATTGTCTGAAGAAGATGCAGGCAAAGAATATCGTTATTTCGTTACAGCGCTAAGCCGGAATAACGTTGAGAGTGCTCCGGGGGAAGATCAGCTGGTGATTACATCATCTGATGAAGAGCCGCTTGTCAGCAGGGAGTTTGAACTGAAGCAAAATTATCCCAACCCGTTTAATCCGACAACCACGATTTCTTTCCGGATGCCTGAGCATACGCATGCCCGTCTTGTCGTGTATGACCTGCTCGGCAGGGAAGTGGCTGTGCTGGTAGACGAGTCCCTTCAGGCCGGAACGCACAATGTACAGTTTGATGCCGGCAATCTGGCATCGGGTGTCTACATTTACCGGCTTACTGCAGGGAGCTACACGGAGACCAGGAAAATGATTTTCAATAAGTGATCAGAACACGGGAGACAAAAAAAGTGCTTTTCTGTCCCATTTTCTCAAAGTTTTTTTTATATTTCCTGTTATAAATGTATACTTCATAACAGGGACATTTTTCCATCCAAATATCAATTATTATGACACGATTGTTTCTCAATGCCATTGCAGTGGTTCTGCTGGTCTTTACATTGCATGCATGCGATATTTTTGAAGCCGATAACGAATATCCCGACGGCAAAGCTTCCGTAAGGGTTGTCAATATAGCCCCCGAGGCGGTTTCCCCGGTAAGCTATTTCCAGAAAGATGAAGTCGTATTCACCGGGCTTGAGTTTGGTGATATGACCGACTTTGCCGATGTTGCTGTCGGAAGAAATATTGACGGTTTTCTGGATGACCAGGGAGATACCCTGATTGTCAGAGATGAAATGGCGGACAAGGAAAACGACATCCGTTTCTTCGATTTTGAGCGAAGCTTTACGGTATTTGCCATGCACGGTCCTGATTCCACCGGCAATGTGCGCATCCGGAGCATGGAGATTGAGGATACACCCAACAGGGAAGGATATTCAAGAGTCAGGGTACTTCATGCCGTATCCGGTCTGGACGTTGTGGATGTTTATCTTACAGAGCCAAACGAGGGAATTGACCAGGAAAGCCTGTTTGCCTTTGATATAGGTTTTAACAATGAAGGTGGTTCGAGTGATCCGGATGACGGCTCGGCACCTGCCGAAATGCCGCTCTATAGTAATGTTGAACCCGGTGTATACAATTTAAAACTCACACTGGCAGATGACACCGATGTGATTTTTGAAGAAGAGGTTGAGTTCGATGAAAGCCGCAACTACACCATGGTGCTCTATCCAAACGAAGATAATGACGACATTGAGCGTGTCCTGTTAGTGGCTGACAACTGATAAGCTTTCAAGCAGCTGAGAGCAACCGGCTGCTTTCAAAACCGGTATTTGACCGGTTTAACACCGGCCGGTTGTACATCTCCGAACTTTTCACGGGTTGTAAAGCCATCTCGGTCTGCACGGGGTGGCTTTTTTTCTTAGATTTTCCCGGGTATTCTCCCGCCGGAACGTGTTAACTACAAGTTTTCAATATATACAGTATGTCGAACAGTAAACCGACTTATCGCAACCCCTGGGCGTGGATTCCCACGCTTTATTTCACGCAGGGGATACCTTATGTCATTGTAATGTTTGTCACCGTGGTGATGTATAACCGCCTCGGTGTGTCCAATACCGAAATCGCACTTTATACCAGCTGGCTATATCTGCCATGGGTTATCAAGCCGCTGTGGAGTCCGTTCGTAGATCTCATCAAAACCAAACGATGGTGGATTATAACCATGCAGCTGGTGATTGGTGTGGCTATGGCCGGTGTCGCTTTTTCAACACCACTGCCCGGTTTTTTGCAAATGACACTCGCCTTTTTCTGGCTGATGGCTTTCAGCTCGGCAACCCATGATATCGCAGCCGACGGGTTGTACATGCTCGGACTTAGCAAACACGAACAGGCATGGTTTGTCGGTGTTCGAAGTACCTTCTACCGCATTGCCATGATGACCGGCCAGGGTGGACTTGTTATTGTAGCCGGCTTTATTGAAAGTGTGACCGGGCTGGATGATGTCGATGTCCGTGCCTACTCCGCACCGGATAGGGAAATTACCGAGATTATGCATCCGCAGGATATGCAGGTCGAACGTGAACCGGGTGAACTGCGTCTGGTGGCAACTCCCACAGAGCTGGAAATCAGCACCGAAGGCAGAAAACGTGCGGAGGTCGATTCCATAATTGCATTTGCACAGCAATGGAACCTGGATCAGGGGTTCAATCCGGCACTTGAAGAGGATCTTGCCGAGGAAGAAGCCGAAGAAAAAGAGGACCCCGGGTGGTTGCGTCGTAATATCCTGCACCCATTTGAAGGATTCATCCAGGATACCTTCGGTCCGGCTGAGGATGTAGAGCTGGACACCGAATACACCGGCAACATAGGAGTTGTTTACTTTCACTTGTCCGACAAGCCCGAACCCGGTGAAGAAGTAGTGATGAATTTCGGGCGGGTACGCGGTGATAACAGTATCTCACTTGAGGAGGGCAGTTATTTCCGCTTTACAGAAGACAACTGGGATGTGCCCGGAATGGCGGTGATTCGAATCGATGAACAGCTCGATTTTGCCAGTTCTGCCGAGTTTCAGGTGCGATCGGGCAACATTCCGCTTGCCTGGTCTATCACCTTCTTCTTTCTGGCAGGACTGTTTGTGGTACTTTTTGTATATCACCGGTTCATGCTTCCTCATCCGACGGTGGATAAGCCTGCCACACGGGAACCCGGTCAGACTA includes these proteins:
- a CDS encoding family 10 glycosylhydrolase, translated to MFSSTVTAQNAIQNESPEPPKEEFRSYWLATAAAMDWPPRTTDPDEQKDALRDIIHNTKEMGLNAIVFQVVPRGDAFYESERLPWSSWLTGPEHQGTPGEDPGWDPLAFAIEESHKLGLELHAWYNVYMVNRAEYDRSPDSDPPHVYYSNPEWIEKVPTYDQTWSWINPAFPDAREWIVGNVVEIVENYDVDGIHFDFIRYGQNYDRDDSLMQEHNPSGKDNISDWRRENINIFARDVYAAVKDVKPWVKVGSTPVGHYRQSGGWAAGYGYSQYYQDSRRWVEEEVHDYVAPQLYWDIGAPGDGGEHAPRFEWLVDDWSNDMRGRHYYIGTGPYRAEIKPELQAQIDTVRNSPAPGHMHFSYKDISDNPFGDRYRSKAIVPPMPWMSMRTPGRVNNLSYDTEGNSVTLSWEEPDPGRGEDHPFFRYVVYRAKAGEVISDQAIIDDAARIVEITGEREFTDEPEVGASDEDYVYYVTAISRNNVEGDFEKADITLVSAEDDGMVAHQLELDQNYPNPFNPTTEIRFEVPSNDHVRLTVYDPLGRQITTLVNEELPSGSHEVTFDGTGLSSGMYIYRLESGSLQMTRKMMLVK
- a CDS encoding family 10 glycosylhydrolase; its protein translation is MKSLRPAISFSLTGALIALLSFSAAYANPGETEHPKYEFRSSWVTTAWGLDWPSGNDPSSQQQQMINILDQLQDQNMNAIVFQASARGDAYYQSERLPWAYNLTGTPGEDPGWDPLQFVIDEARKRGMEVHAWFNAFTTAYASGNDATESADIPNVRFTNPEWMEHEGWMNPGFPEAREWHVENVLEMVENYDIDAVHFDRIRYPGGAYNRDDSLMSVHNPEDISGIDNWRRYNVTEFVRKVHEGIQDLGVPVKVGVTPIGHYDAGSTDSWGAQLGYNSVYQDSRYWAEQGYIDYIAPQVYWDIGGPDVGEDDPDYTHIVNDWVQNKRNDRHIYVGLAPYKSNIRSELGAQIDTSRTAGADGQLYFRNDNIATSGFSGRYDSKALVPPMPWRNMTEPNRVRDLAYDNAGSEITLSWDKPEPPRGEEDPLYRYLVYRVDRVNVLDDSGVIEDAGNIVAITGEPTFTDQINPDEDGDEFTYYVTTASRNNVEGDFVKVEVTPVSSEDERLVAEEVSLDQNYPNPFNPTTSISFSLPQQSHVTIEIFDVTGRLVETVVDEQKSAGSHSITWDASGNASGVYLYRLRAGNTTESRSMILMK
- a CDS encoding family 10 glycosylhydrolase, whose product is MTRLPIFFIAALLLVSAGAKSAEAGAHEAPKHEFRGVWVATVYSGLDWGGSGWPPPEERMENILNRAERLGLNAIVLQVIGRGDAMYQSERLPWAYNLTGEPGEDPGWDPLQKWIDAAHERGMELHAWVNIFNVAYGNDNDSQKEDLPHVRHSNPEWIEDDVWLNPGIPEAREWMVGNIVELVENYDIDAIHYDYIRYNQGGYTSDSETMSEHNPDDISGLDNWRRHNINEFAKEVHDEVSRIKPWMKIGAAPVGHYDRGSADGWGALWGYSSVYQDSRHWAEEGHIDYIAPQIYWTIGDAPRFEFIVSDWVQNRKNDRHLYIGTNPASSDVRREIHRQIDTTRTRGAEGQMFFRYQSISADWDIFTSGGYDRYGTEAIVPPMPWHDMDAPNRARNFVVNPGHYSAELEWDEPDPAGKDHARFRYAVYRTETNDRRTVEDILADPSLIRIVTGKTSFTDELSEEDAGKEYRYFVTALSRNNVESAPGEDQLVITSSDEEPLVSREFELKQNYPNPFNPTTTISFRMPEHTHARLVVYDLLGREVAVLVDESLQAGTHNVQFDAGNLASGVYIYRLTAGSYTETRKMIFNK
- a CDS encoding DUF4397 domain-containing protein yields the protein MTRLFLNAIAVVLLVFTLHACDIFEADNEYPDGKASVRVVNIAPEAVSPVSYFQKDEVVFTGLEFGDMTDFADVAVGRNIDGFLDDQGDTLIVRDEMADKENDIRFFDFERSFTVFAMHGPDSTGNVRIRSMEIEDTPNREGYSRVRVLHAVSGLDVVDVYLTEPNEGIDQESLFAFDIGFNNEGGSSDPDDGSAPAEMPLYSNVEPGVYNLKLTLADDTDVIFEEEVEFDESRNYTMVLYPNEDNDDIERVLLVADN